A genome region from Sphingobium sp. CR2-8 includes the following:
- the tnpC gene encoding IS66 family transposase, giving the protein MVLAERARAARLEHILKLINRSTFGKRSEKLPVDQLALTLEDQGVALGEADGLQDKTAEEAERYGLRPRRRRAPDAERASLPAHLPRFETVIEPESLECACGGALHKIGEDRSERLDIIPAQHRVMVTIRPRYACRCCSDGVRQALAPAHVVPGGLPTEALIADVLINKYCDHLPLYRQSKIFARQGIEISRATLANWVGRGIAALMPITDRMRADALARARLFVDETTVKVLAPGTGKTKTGYMWVIVCDDRAHGGVDPPLALYTYMPGRGKMWARQLLGSYQGILQVDAWQAYDQFGKDDSADAGVTKSFCWAHLRRGFVDAGSDAPVAQDALQRIAEIYRIEKEIRGRAAEERLAVRQERTRPLVDKLHAWFAATAPRMMAGSATSDAMKYALKRWAGFTRFLDDGRIEIDNNAAERAVRPVTLQRKNALFTGHQLGAENWAAISSLVETCKMLDVNPYAYLCDVLARIITRADTDPIDDLLPYNWLDANAAQASFELSSIASAA; this is encoded by the coding sequence GGCTTGCAGGACAAGACCGCCGAGGAGGCCGAACGTTATGGCCTCAGGCCGCGTCGTCGACGGGCTCCGGATGCCGAGCGCGCATCACTGCCAGCGCATCTGCCGCGCTTCGAGACAGTGATCGAGCCCGAAAGCCTGGAATGTGCCTGTGGCGGGGCGCTACACAAGATCGGTGAGGACCGGTCCGAAAGGCTCGACATCATCCCGGCCCAGCATCGTGTGATGGTGACGATCCGACCCCGCTATGCCTGCCGCTGCTGTAGCGACGGCGTTCGCCAGGCGTTGGCACCGGCACATGTCGTGCCGGGCGGCTTGCCGACCGAAGCGCTGATCGCCGATGTTCTGATCAACAAATATTGCGACCACTTGCCGCTTTACCGTCAGTCGAAGATCTTCGCCCGGCAAGGCATCGAGATCAGCCGCGCCACTCTGGCGAACTGGGTTGGTCGCGGCATCGCTGCGCTGATGCCGATCACCGACAGGATGCGCGCCGATGCGCTTGCCCGTGCCCGTCTGTTCGTCGACGAAACTACGGTCAAGGTGCTGGCACCGGGAACGGGCAAGACGAAAACCGGCTACATGTGGGTCATAGTGTGCGACGATCGCGCTCATGGCGGCGTCGATCCGCCTCTGGCGCTCTATACCTATATGCCGGGACGCGGAAAAATGTGGGCCAGGCAGTTGCTAGGGTCATACCAGGGCATCCTACAGGTCGATGCCTGGCAGGCTTATGACCAGTTCGGCAAGGATGATAGCGCCGACGCCGGCGTCACGAAGTCCTTTTGTTGGGCTCACCTGCGACGCGGCTTCGTCGATGCAGGCAGCGATGCCCCGGTCGCGCAGGACGCCTTGCAGCGCATTGCCGAAATCTATCGCATCGAGAAGGAAATCCGGGGGCGCGCGGCCGAGGAACGCCTTGCCGTCAGGCAGGAGCGAACCCGTCCACTGGTCGACAAGCTCCATGCCTGGTTCGCCGCCACCGCACCGCGCATGATGGCTGGATCGGCAACGAGCGATGCGATGAAATATGCGCTCAAGCGCTGGGCGGGCTTTACCCGGTTCCTCGACGACGGCAGGATCGAGATCGACAACAACGCCGCCGAACGGGCCGTCAGGCCGGTGACTCTCCAAAGAAAAAATGCACTCTTCACCGGCCACCAACTCGGCGCCGAAAACTGGGCAGCGATCTCCTCGCTGGTCGAAACCTGCAAGATGCTGGACGTCAATCCCTACGCCTATCTCTGCGATGTCCTGGCCCGGATCATCACCCGCGCAGACACCGATCCCATCGACGATCTGTTGCCGTACAACTGGCTCGATGCCAACGCCGCCCAAGCTTCGTTCGAACTAAGCAGCATCGCAAGCGCCGCCTGA